A window of the Clostridia bacterium genome harbors these coding sequences:
- a CDS encoding DUF523 domain-containing protein — translation MNILVSACLLGTNCKYSGGNNLTSKVLELMKEHTLIPVCPEQLGGLTTPRKPCEIDAGGGSEVLAGHARVKNNIGEDLTEQFIKGAQETLNLAKLYGCTKAILKANSPSCGCRTIYDGSFSGKHKEGSGVTAQLLLDNGIEVVTDIDFEEKLRDLK, via the coding sequence ACAGCGGGGGAAACAACCTTACCTCCAAAGTGCTGGAGCTTATGAAAGAGCACACTCTCATACCTGTATGTCCTGAACAGCTTGGAGGCCTGACGACACCAAGAAAGCCCTGCGAGATCGATGCAGGTGGTGGCTCTGAAGTGCTGGCAGGACATGCAAGAGTAAAGAACAACATAGGTGAGGATTTAACCGAACAGTTTATAAAGGGCGCACAGGAAACGCTGAACCTGGCAAAGCTGTATGGCTGTACTAAAGCTATTTTGAAAGCCAACAGTCCCTCCTGCGGCTGTAGAACCATCTACGACGGCAGCTTCAGCGGAAAGCATAAAGAGGGAAGCGGCGTAACTGCACAGTTGCTCTTAGATAATGGAATCGAAGTAGTGACAGATATTGATTTTGAAGAAAAGCTGAGAGACCTGAAGTAA